Proteins from one Megalopta genalis isolate 19385.01 chromosome 1, iyMegGena1_principal, whole genome shotgun sequence genomic window:
- the LOC117229017 gene encoding uncharacterized protein LOC117229017 — protein sequence MTRSRIQMIKFFVFLLIFLTAQSTVCDGRFRINRDAPGPTLVEKSGNSTHKNVNTHTPLIGQKKEHQNTVLIGQIPTNSENNKTSNGITSKSSTDNKTINTTEPRREHKEIGHLTTLNAGALKRGLYVFIGLSVLVVAYIMFRNVRLSKTRAQMVRKYGVLANRQDVEMRPLPLDEEDDEDTTVFDASNIHSNNIQHQNL from the exons ATGACGCGCTCGAGGATTCAGATGATAAAATTTTTTGTATTTCTGTTGATCTTCTTAACCGCACAGAGCACAGTATGCGATGGAAGATTTAGGATAAATAGGGATGCACCTGGACCGACGTTAGTAGAAAAAAGTGGTAATAGCACCCACAAGAATGTTAACACGCACACTCCGCTAATCGGACAAAAAAAGGAGCACCAAAATACAGTATTAATTGGACAAATTCCGACAAATTCCGAGAATAATAAAACGTCGAACGGTATAACCTCAAAATCATCGACAGATAACAAAACTATCAATACCACAGAACCACGAAGAGAG CATAAAGAAATAGGACATTTGACTACCTTAAATGCTGGAGCTTTGAAGCGTGGTCTTTATGTGTTTATTGGCCTAAGTGTTCTTGTCGTGGCCTATATCATGTTCCGTAATGTTAG GTTAAGTAAAACACGTGCCCAAATGGTCAGAAAGTACGGTGTTCTTGCAAACAGACAAGACGTTGAAATGAGACCATTGCCATTGGATGAGGAGGATGATGAGGATACGACTGTCTTCGATGCTAGTAATATTCACTCTAACAACATTCAACATCAGAATTTATAA
- the LOC117229016 gene encoding uncharacterized protein LOC117229016, whose translation MAKDYGKLKEVSEKFTEETLKEIVLKVHKGQKVDNLNWCFDEANSKGDSYLSTVNKVKIIGNVDGKEIEVKIVVKSLPQNIGRRNTYRSTEFFRNEILIYTKIFKEFEEFLNVKGQSELLCVPRHLASVMDGVNDYIALEDVTPLGYKPICRQNCVNLSQCIMILKAVARFHAISFAYKDQKKEEFNKLVDNLKETYISDEHWDWYKRFHKRVLNIAINALEMEYPDSEAEKRLKSYEFGALYEKGIEFCTRRTHEPTSVISHGDCWIPNFLAQDIDGNKALMLDFQLARCSSPVLDVSMFIYGCTDKSLWDEHFETFLRDYHNELSISISLLGSDPEKLYPWDTFMNEVQEQFMLGATFSLEMIPFSLLDNSEAFDLDAIIKDDNAVNIDDVWTLSNIKTKDGRLRLANIFVHAVENKFL comes from the exons atGGCAAAGGATTATGGAAAATTGAAAGAAGTAAGTGAAAAGTTTACGGAAGAGACGTTAAAAGAAATTGTACTTAAGGTACACAAAGGACAAAAGGTGGATAATTTAAATTGGTGTTTTGATGAAGCAAATTCCAAAGGTGATAGCTATTTGTCGACTGTTAATAAAGTTAAAATTATTGGCAACGTTGACGGCAAAGAAATAGAAGTTAAGATAGTTGTGAAATCTTTGCCACAAAACATAGGTAGAAGGAACACATACAGGAGTACAGAATTTTTCAGGAATGAAATTCTCATATATACAAAG ATTTTCAAAGAATTTGAAGAGTTTCTTAATGTTAAAGGACAAAGCGAATTATTATGTGTCCCACGTCACTTAGCTTCTGTTATGGATGGTGTCAACGATTATATAGCTCTGGAAGACGTAACTCCTTTAGGATATAAACCCATATGTAGACAGAATTGTGTAAATCTGTCTCAATGTATTATGATTTTAAAAGCTGTGGCAAGATTTCATGCAATTTCTTTTGCATATAAAGATCAAAAGAAGGAAGAATTCAATAAACTTGTAGATAATTTGAAGGAAACGTATATAAGCGATGAACACTGGGATTGGTATAAACGTTTTCAT AAAAGAGTATTAAACATTGCTATAAATGCTTTGGAAATGGAATACCCTGATAGTGAAGCAGAAAAACGATTGAAATCTTATGAATTTGGTGCCCTATACGAAAAGGGTATTGAATTTTGCACTCGTCGCACACATGAACCAACATCTGTCATAAGTCACGGAGATTGCTGGATTCCAAACTTTCTAGCTCAAGATATTGATGGAAATAAAGCCTTGATGCTTGACTTCCAATTAGCAAGATGTAGTAGTCCAGTCTTAGATGTATCAATGTTTATTTATGGATGTACAGACAAAAGCCTTTGGGACGAACACTTTGAAACATTTTTAAGGGACTATCACAATGAACTTTCAATCTCCATCAGTTTGCTTGGATCAGATCCTGAAAAGTTGTATCCATGGGATACATTTATGAATGAA gTACAAGAACAATTTATGCTTGGTGCAACATTTTCACTAGAAATGATTCCATTCAGTTTATTAGATAATTCCGAGGCATTTGATCTGGATGCCATCATAAAAGATGATAATGCAGTAAATATTGATGATGTATGGACACTATCGAACATCAAAACAAAAGATGGCAGGCTTAGACTAGCCAATATTTTTGTCCATGCGGTTGAAAACAAATTCTTATAA